In Trichomycterus rosablanca isolate fTriRos1 chromosome 5, fTriRos1.hap1, whole genome shotgun sequence, the sequence ATTACGGGCCGAGCTACGATGCCAAGTTTGGATGGTGACGATAAAGTGCATCTGACTGAGCAGATCAGACGAGCGCGCAATGAGGACGCGGTGTATGCGGAGGTAAAGCTGGAAAAGTTCGTTAAGCAAGTCGGGGGTTCTCAGTAACTGCACGGAGAGGTGTAAAAGCTCATCGCACTAAAGAAACAAGTTTATATCAATTTGAGTGAAACAAGAAAACGTGAGAACGAACCATGGATACTGACGGATCAAGTGGCATGGCGCAGTCTGCCGCGCTTAAACTCTCAGAGATGGGGGAAAGAACTAAACAGTTAGGCACTGCTATACAAGATCCTGAACGACAGAGGAGGATTATTCTAGTTATTGTATGTGTGGCACTTTTGCTAGATAATATGCTCTACATGGTGATCGTGCCAATCGTGCCAGATTATCTAGCTCATCTAGAAAGCGAATCAGAGCATGGTGGGATCCAAGGAAATTCCACCAACAGAACAGAAAACTTTGACATCCAGATCGGAGTCCTTTTTGCATCCAAAGCCATTGTGCAACTTCTGGTTAATCCATTCTCTGGCACCTTCATAGACCGAGTCGGATACGACATACCTCTTTTTATCGGACTTTCCATCATGTTTGTCTCCACGTGCGTTTTTGCCTTTGCTGATAACTATGCCACATTGTTTGTAGCGCGCAGCCTGCAAGGTCTGGGTTCAGCCTTCGCGGACACCTCGGGCATCGCTATGATCGCGGACAAGTTCACCGAGGAAGCTGAGAGGAGTCGTGCCCTGGGCATTGCCTTGGCGTTTATCTCATTTGGAAGCCTGGCCGCGCCCCCATTTGGTGGGGTGCTTTACGAGTTCGCGGGAAAGCGCGTCCCCTTCATAGCCCTTGCATGCGTCTGTTTAGCAGACGGTATACTGTGTATGACTGTCCTCAAACCGTTTTCAGGCAGGACCAGAGAGAACATGCCAGTCGGCACCCCTATTTACAAGCTCATGATTGATCCATATATAGCTGTAGTGGCAGGCGCTTTGACCACCTGTAACATCCCGCTTGCGTTTCTTGAACCTACTATTGCAAACTGGATGGAGGATACCATGAACGCGTCCGAATGGCAGATCGGACTCACCTGGCTGCCAGCATTCTTTCCTCATATTTTGGGCGTCTACTTGACTGTGAAACTGGCAGCCAAACACCCGCACTTGCAATGGTTCTATGGTGCGCTTGGCATGGTTATAATTGGTGCCAGTTCTTGCACAGTACCAGCGTGCAAAAACTTTGAGCAACTTATTATCCCACTGTGTGGCATTTGTTTTGGCATTGCATTAGTGGACACTGCTTTACTACCCACTCTAGCCTTTCTAGTAGATGTGCGTCATGTGTCGGTGTATGGAAGTGTGTATGCAATTGCTGACATCTCCTATTGTGTGGCATATGCCCTGGGCCCTGTGGTAGCTGGTAAAATAGTGCACGATCTAGGTTTTGTGCAGCTCAACCTGGGCATGGGGCTCGCCAACGTGCTTTACGCACCTGCGCTGCTCTTTTTGCGCAACGTTTGCTCCATGAAACCGAGTCACTCAGAAAGAGACCTGCTACTGGAAGAAGGAGCCACAGGTCTGTATGATACGATACAAATGGAGGAGCGCCAGGGCAGGAAAATGAAACAGGGCTATAGCACTGCGACTACCTGTGTGCCTGTTGATGAAAATGGTACAATTGCGCCAAACGCGAAATCCTACTATGAGGAGGAAGCCTCTAAATCAGAGTGCATATAGGCTAAATATGACacctatattaaaaaaaaaaaaatcacattaacTGTGTAAAATTCCTTTAGATGTCTGGAAAGCAAGCcttttaaaatgtagtatagCCATACATTTGCCAATTTTTCAAAATGATGCCAAATCCGCAAAATACAGTCGagtgaaagaaaaataaatgaataaagaaacaCAACGAATGCAGATAACATTTGGTCACATGTTTATGTGTCAATGCAAATCAATCATTATTGAACATTTCCATCCTAAAAAGAGGGGTCTCTTTGACCACTCACAGTGCCCTTATCTAAGTATGAACATTAATTTACACCTGATTTTAAAAGGtcgtattttttaaaataaaaactgtgctCAATGTATCTAGTACAATTCCAGAGAATTGTAGAATTAGTACCAAGGTAAAATGTAGCTGTTCTGGAGGCTTAAATACACGTAGTTTTTCACCCGTCTGTATATGTGATGAATTTGCTTTGTAATCATTGTTTTATCATGAACTCATTAAGCTGCtccatgtgttttttaataatccAAAGCTTTTCATATTTGTAATAATTTACCAAGTGTTTTTTCTTTGATTAGTATTTTATCactattttaaaatgcattcaGGGATTTAAATACAGTGTAGGAAAAAATGTGAGCATTCAAAACAGGCTTGTGCCAGTGTTATTTTGCCAGTTTGTGCTGCTATAACGAATATGCAATGTCATTTGACAATTTGATGGATGAAATGATGGATCTGTGTAACCCGTGTCTATCCTGAGTCTGTCCGTATTCTGTTGTGAGATGTGTATTTCTGGAATGCATACATGTATATTATGGATTATATGGAACATAAAatgtacatatatgtatatcAAATGTACATAATTAAAGACTATACTGTGggcatttatttttgcattcttgtttgtattatttacaaTCAAACTGGTACTGGTAATAAAGCACTGTGCACAGTGATACAGCTGATTACTCAATTCAGTTGTacttaaataagtacatgttgTTATCCACACAAAACTGGAACAAAACACATTATACAAACTTTATCATTTTTTAGCAGGTATTGTTAATGTCGCACAACTTCAAAGTATCAATTTCGATCCCACTGACTACTATTTGTGAGGTCTCAAGTATGTTTTCCAGGTTTTCTCCCTACCAAAAACATGCTAGCAGGGAAATGCTTGTCTAAAATTCCACCTGAGTATGAATTCCCTAGGACAATGTTCCCAGGACAATCCTTAAACCCACTACGACCCTGTTCTGTATTTCACTACAATACCagattaatgtttgtttgtttgtttattaggattttaacgtcatgttttacacttttggttacattcatgacaggaacgatagttactcattacacaagtttatatcgaacagtcatagacaatttagtatctccaattcacctcacttgcatttctttggagtgtgggaggaaaccggagcctccggagtaaacccacgcaggcacggggagaacatgcaaactccacagagaaaggacccacctggggatcgaacccaggaccttcctgctgtaacacgacagtgctacccacttagccaccgtggcGCCCCAATACCAGATTaaag encodes:
- the slc18a3a gene encoding probable vesicular acetylcholine transporter-A; the protein is MDTDGSSGMAQSAALKLSEMGERTKQLGTAIQDPERQRRIILVIVCVALLLDNMLYMVIVPIVPDYLAHLESESEHGGIQGNSTNRTENFDIQIGVLFASKAIVQLLVNPFSGTFIDRVGYDIPLFIGLSIMFVSTCVFAFADNYATLFVARSLQGLGSAFADTSGIAMIADKFTEEAERSRALGIALAFISFGSLAAPPFGGVLYEFAGKRVPFIALACVCLADGILCMTVLKPFSGRTRENMPVGTPIYKLMIDPYIAVVAGALTTCNIPLAFLEPTIANWMEDTMNASEWQIGLTWLPAFFPHILGVYLTVKLAAKHPHLQWFYGALGMVIIGASSCTVPACKNFEQLIIPLCGICFGIALVDTALLPTLAFLVDVRHVSVYGSVYAIADISYCVAYALGPVVAGKIVHDLGFVQLNLGMGLANVLYAPALLFLRNVCSMKPSHSERDLLLEEGATGLYDTIQMEERQGRKMKQGYSTATTCVPVDENGTIAPNAKSYYEEEASKSECI